In one Musa acuminata AAA Group cultivar baxijiao chromosome BXJ2-5, Cavendish_Baxijiao_AAA, whole genome shotgun sequence genomic region, the following are encoded:
- the LOC135612763 gene encoding putative wall-associated receptor kinase-like 16, whose protein sequence is MSANEDSLFTSWTSPPGAPYAMSPTSVTLTVVGCSATAYLLDLGTNKIIGSCITDCSDREMEAMEGAACSGIGCCQATFLSPVRSFAINLTRHDRQSGVASSVKAFVSSAQAVYRFRKEDLFTKDTITGYTMAVADLEWAIIEQSSCEDAVKNTTTYACLSTNSVCSNTKTKGLGYYCECSSGFEGNPYISGGCLDIDECAHPEKYSCTGICVNYAGGYTCCPPGSHVDSRLSCVPPKSQKIIMGVVIGVSIGFGLLLMLLCAVILNRRLKEMKLKKLKERYFHQNHGLLLRRLIATDDVNAERTKIFPLEELEKATNSFDPARILGHGGHGTVYKGILSDQRVVAIKKSKIVIQREIDQFINEVAILSQINHRNIVKLYGCCLETEVPLLVYEFITNGTLADHLHVEDRSSSLSWKDRLRIAVETVGALAYLHSAASISVFHRDVKSSNVLLDDTYTAKVSDFGASRTVPVDQTHVVTGIQGTHGYLDPEYYHTGQLTEKSDVYSFGVILVELLTGFMPVSLTRFGDRNLAMYFIWALKSNRVSDVLEARIKEEAMEEELEEMVGLAEECLRLKGAERPTMKEVEIRLQGLRRGKKKEQVQLTHHQSEEAEPQLCDPYGACRHQRSLDGNLADTAIQDTSRRHSLEEEFMLSLNFPR, encoded by the exons ATGAGCGCCAACGAGGACTCCCTCTTCACCTCGTGGACATCCCCTCCAGGGGCACCGTACGCCATGTCACCGACCTCCGTCACGCTGACGGTCGTCGGCTGTAGCGCCACGGCCTACCTGCTGGACCTCGGCACCAACAAGATCATCGGCAGCTGCATCACCGACTGCTCCGACAGGGAAATGGAGGCCATGGAGGGGGCGGCTTGCAGCGGCATCGGCTGTTGCCAGGCCACCTTCCTTTCGCCGGTGAGGTCGTTCGCGATCAATCTCACCCGCCATGACAGGCAGTCCGGTGTAGCCTCCAGCGTCAAGGCCTTCGTGTCCAGCGCCCAAGCTGTATACAGGTTCAGGAAGGAGGACCTTTTCACGAAAGACACCATCACAGGTTACACGATGGCAGTCGCCGACCTGGAGTGGGCGATCATCGAGCAATCTTCCTGCGAGGATGCCGTCAAGAACACCACGACTTACGCGTGCCTCAGCACCAACAGTGTTTGCTCCAACACCAAAACGAAGGGTCTTGGATACTACTGTGAGTGCTCCTCCGGTTTCGAGGGCAATCCTTACATCTCCGGCGGCTGCCTAG ATATTGATGAGTGCGCACACCCAGAGAAGTACTCCTGCACTGGGATTTGCGTCAACTACGCTGGTGGCTACACTTGCTGTCCACCAGGATCACATGTCGATTCCAGACTCAGCTGCGTTCCCCCAAAAAGCCAAAAGATTATAATGG GTGTCGTCATTGGCGTTAGCATTGGCTTCGGCCTCCTGCTGATGCTCCTATGTGCAGTCATCCTCAACCGGAGGCTGAAGGAAATGAAACTGAAGAAGTTGAAGGAGCGATACTTCCATCAAAACCATGGCTTGCTATTGCGGAGACTGATCGCGACCGACGATGTTAATGCCGAGAGGACCAAGATTTTTCCCCTGGAAGAACTAGAGAAAGCCACCAACAGCTTCGACCCCGCACGAATCCTGGGGCATGGAGGCCACGGCACGGTTTACAAAGGAATTCTGTCGGATCAGCGCGTGGTTGCCATTAAGAAGTCCAAGATCGTGATTCAGAGAGAGATCGACCAGTTCATAAATGAGGTCGCGATTCTTTCTCAGATCAACCACAGGAACATCGTAAAGCTCTACGGATGCTGTTTAGAGACGGAAGTGCCGCTATTGGTGTACGAGTTCATCACGAATGGAACTCTCGCTGATCATCTCCACGTCGAAGATCGTTCCTCCTCTCTGTCATGGAAAGACCGCCTAAGGATCGCCGTGGAGACCGTAGGAGCGCTTGCTTATTTGCACTCTGCTGCTTCCATTTCCGTATTCCATAGAGATGTCAAGTCATCCAATGTGCTCTTGGATGACACTTACACCGCAAAGGTATCGGACTTTGGAGCTTCAAGGACTGTTCCAGTGGATCAAACGCACGTCGTCACAGGGATACAGGGCACCCATGGCTACTTGGACCCCGAGTACTACCACACAGGCCAGCTAACAGAGAAGAGTGATGTGTACAGTTTCGGAGTCATTCTTGTGGAGCTCTTAACAGGTTTCATGCCGGTCTCCCTCACTAGATTCGGGGACAGGAATTTGGCCATGTACTTCATCTGGGCACTGAAATCAAATCGTGTGTCGGATGTATTGGAGGCTCGGATCAAGGAGGAGGCGATGGAGGAAGAGCTCGAGGAAATGGTGGGGCTTGCAGAGGAATGCCTAAGGTTGAAAGGAGCAGAGAGGCCTACCATGAAAGAAGTAGAGATCAGGCTGCAAGGCTTGAGAAGGGGCAAGAAGAAGGAACAAGTACAGTTGACTCATCATCAGAGTGAAGAAGCTGAGCCTCAACTCTGCGATCCGTATGGTGCTTGTCGTCACCAACGATCTCTTGATGGCAATTTAGCTGACACAGCAATCCAGGATACATCTAGGCGACACAGTTTGGAGGAGGAATTCATGTTGTCACTGAACTTTCCGCGATAG
- the LOC103985765 gene encoding xyloglucan endotransglucosylase protein 6: MGWSKVSRTLLCCLCLGALLTSVSSADFGDLFQPYWAADHMVAMDGEPLKLTLDNTSGCGFESKKKYLFGQTSMQIKLVEGDSAGTVTAFYMSSDGPNHNELDFEFLGNVTGEPYLVQTNVYVNGTGNREQRHSLWFDPTADFHTYSILWNRYHIRFLVDGVPIRMFANKEAAGVLYPKDQAMGVYASVWNADDWATQGGRVKTNWSHAPFVTAFRGYEIDACEAEEATGGCAGGGVFWWDAPAMSGLSPHQRRQLRWVQRRHLVYDYCKDRPRFHEMPGECLS, from the exons ATGGGGTGGTCGAAGGTCAGCAGAACTCTTCTCTGTTGCCTGTGTCTTGGGGCGCTGCTGACCTCAGTGAGCTCTGCCGACTTCGGTGACCTCTTCCAGCCTTACTGGGCGGCAGATCACATGGTGGCCATGGATGGAGAGCCACTTAAGCTCACTCTCGACAACACCTCAG GATGTGGGTTTGAGTCCAAGAAGAAGTACCTCTTCGGCCAAACCAGCATGCAGATAAAGCTCGTCGAAGGCGACTCGGCCGGCACGGTGACTGCCTTCTAC ATGTCATCCGATGGCCCAAACCACAACGAGCTGGACTTCGAGTTCCTCGGCAATGTCACAGGCGAGCCGTACTTGGTGCAGACCAACGTCTACGTCAACGGCACCGGCAACCGGGAGCAGCGCCACTCTCTATGGTTCGATCCGACAGCCGACTTCCACACCTACTCCATCCTGTGGAACCGCTACCACATCAG GTTTCTCGTCGACGGTGTTCCGATACGTATGTTCGCTAACAAAGAGGCCGCTGGCGTCTTGTACCCCAAGGACCAGGCCATGGGGGTGTACGCGTCGGTGTGGAACGCCGACGACTGGGCGACGCAGGGCGGGCGAGTGAAGACCAACTGGAGCCACGCGCCGTTCGTGACGGCCTTCCGGGGCTACGAGATCGACGCGTGCGAGGCGGAGGAGGCGACGGGCGGGTGCGCCGGCGGTGGGGTGTTCTGGTGGGACGCGCCGGCGATGAGCGGGCTCAGCCCGCATCAGCGGCGCCAGCTCAGGTGGGTGCAGAGGAGGCACCTGGTGTACGACTACTGTAAGGATAGGCCCAGGTTCCATGAGATGCCTGGGGAATGCTTGAGCTGA